The Flavobacteriales bacterium genome includes a region encoding these proteins:
- a CDS encoding GH3 auxin-responsive promoter family protein, with amino-acid sequence MLLNFSGKIVSLILKHRMNSIEKSVASPQEVQWETWRSLIEAGYETQFGKDHNFEKISSISDYQKLVPIHDYVGLLPYLNKTRKGESNVLWPGKIEWFAKSSGTTDAKSKFIPISQENLLDCHFKCGKDLLSIYLNRFDKEAEIFSGKSLVLGGAHAISEHDFGILEGDLSAIIIENLPIWVSWRRSPSKEVALMEEWEEKLDRMADESIKEDIRTIAGVPSWTTVLLRKVLEKTGKNHILEVWPNLELFMHGGVSFVPYKKDFETLIGGRINYLEIYNASEGFFAIQDIPERDDLLLTLDSGIFYEFVPIEFMHQENPKAYSLKKVKKNQVYAMIISTNSGLWRYNIGDTIEFTSINPYRIKIKGRTKHYINTFGEELMVENAEIALTEVCDELDLRFINFTAGPRIISNGACGYHEWLVEFEENHHKIDPKEVAQKLDIRLQSLNSDYQAKRYKNMVLQPLKINIAQRGLFYHWMKKSGKLGGQHKVPRLSNDPEILDNLLKENSKIHS; translated from the coding sequence ATGCTATTAAATTTTTCTGGAAAAATAGTTTCATTGATTCTCAAGCACCGTATGAATTCTATTGAAAAATCTGTGGCTTCACCACAAGAGGTTCAATGGGAAACATGGCGATCTTTGATAGAAGCTGGATATGAAACGCAATTTGGAAAAGATCATAATTTTGAGAAAATTTCCTCTATTTCAGATTATCAAAAACTGGTTCCTATTCACGATTATGTGGGACTCCTACCCTATTTAAACAAAACCAGAAAAGGCGAAAGTAATGTCCTTTGGCCTGGGAAAATAGAATGGTTTGCAAAATCATCTGGAACAACAGATGCCAAGAGTAAATTTATCCCTATTTCCCAAGAAAACCTTCTCGATTGTCACTTCAAGTGTGGAAAAGATTTACTTTCTATTTATCTAAACAGATTTGACAAAGAAGCGGAAATTTTTTCTGGTAAAAGCTTAGTTTTAGGTGGAGCTCACGCCATAAGCGAACACGATTTCGGGATATTAGAAGGGGATCTTTCTGCCATCATTATCGAGAATTTACCCATTTGGGTAAGTTGGAGACGCTCTCCCTCAAAAGAAGTTGCCTTAATGGAAGAGTGGGAAGAAAAACTAGACAGAATGGCTGACGAATCTATAAAAGAGGATATCAGAACAATTGCAGGTGTTCCAAGTTGGACAACCGTACTGCTTAGAAAAGTACTAGAAAAAACAGGAAAAAATCATATCTTAGAAGTTTGGCCAAACTTAGAATTGTTTATGCACGGAGGAGTTAGTTTTGTGCCTTATAAAAAAGATTTTGAAACACTTATAGGAGGACGAATCAATTACCTTGAAATTTATAATGCTTCCGAAGGTTTTTTTGCAATTCAAGATATTCCAGAACGTGACGATCTATTGCTCACTCTTGATTCGGGAATTTTTTATGAATTTGTTCCGATAGAATTTATGCACCAAGAAAACCCAAAAGCATATAGTCTAAAGAAAGTAAAGAAAAACCAAGTGTATGCCATGATTATTAGTACCAATTCTGGTTTGTGGCGTTATAATATTGGGGATACTATAGAGTTTACTTCCATAAACCCTTACCGAATAAAAATTAAAGGAAGAACCAAACATTATATCAATACCTTTGGGGAAGAACTCATGGTAGAAAATGCCGAAATTGCCCTAACAGAAGTATGTGATGAACTGGATTTAAGGTTTATCAATTTCACAGCAGGGCCTAGAATTATTTCCAACGGTGCTTGCGGTTATCATGAATGGCTGGTAGAGTTTGAAGAAAATCATCATAAAATTGACCCCAAAGAAGTTGCCCAAAAACTTGATATTAGATTACAAAGTTTAAACTCAGATTATCAAGCCAAAAGATATAAAAATATGGTGCTCCAACCGCTCAAAATTAATATTGCCCAAAGAGGCTTGTTTTATCATTGGATGAAAAAATCAGGTAAACTTGGCGGTCAACATAAAGTGCCAAGATTATCGAATGATCCAGAGATTTTAGATAATTTATTAAAGGAAAATTCCAAAATCCATAGTTAA
- a CDS encoding lamin tail domain-containing protein, which translates to MKKLLLAASIVAFGLNANAQTSIFFSEYVEGSGQNKALEIFNGSGSSIDLGNYAVLYGYNGNGWTDTLTFPMGTTVADQDVYVIANSQATTDILNVADTTFSYNQSTVASFNGDDGRGLAIRTAPNTYTILDIIGNPNEDPGSAWDLANGNNATSNNTITRLSSITTGSLDTASWTAGTNAEWNIHPSNTFTFLGQHTMGVTTQPNINFQANNTVNKGYLASQLPSQETFAIDTANVPAGALMAAYIINPDLSKDTILPLSSTELELSVTMFGTYKMHAALVNPLNASIIKVDTLEFNANQLTIDTVADIAALRSGTIGDYYTLSGEALITYMNASRNQKYIQDATGAIVIDDPAGTITTSFDRYDGIKNLTGKLKEYGNFLQIEPTENITASSTGNTFTPEVITIADYRADEEAYEAECVTFEGAKFETTSTTFAEKKNYDLIQNGDTANFRLSFKNLDYKGWDIPTVKVNITLIPTQTFNFLNVTSRDSNDIELLNTSLEELGEEANLYPMPVRDELNVEFTSEKERRIVIYNALGAMVLNTKTYEMKTVIDVSALTPGMYTLVVSDKVTAKQQSIIIQ; encoded by the coding sequence ATGAAAAAACTTTTATTAGCTGCATCAATTGTAGCATTTGGATTAAATGCAAATGCACAAACTTCAATTTTCTTCTCAGAGTATGTAGAAGGAAGTGGGCAAAACAAAGCTTTGGAAATCTTTAATGGATCAGGAAGTTCTATTGATTTAGGAAACTATGCAGTATTGTATGGGTATAACGGAAACGGATGGACAGACACACTTACTTTCCCTATGGGAACAACAGTAGCTGACCAAGACGTATATGTTATAGCAAACAGTCAAGCAACTACAGATATTTTGAATGTAGCGGATACCACATTTAGCTATAACCAAAGTACTGTTGCAAGTTTTAATGGTGATGATGGTCGTGGTTTAGCAATTAGAACTGCTCCAAATACCTATACAATTCTAGATATTATTGGAAATCCAAATGAAGATCCAGGTTCAGCTTGGGATTTGGCAAATGGAAATAATGCAACGTCAAACAATACCATTACAAGATTATCTTCTATTACTACAGGAAGCTTAGATACAGCATCTTGGACAGCAGGAACAAATGCAGAGTGGAATATTCACCCAAGTAATACATTTACATTCCTTGGACAACATACAATGGGAGTAACTACACAACCTAATATTAATTTCCAAGCAAATAACACTGTTAACAAAGGATATTTAGCATCACAGCTACCATCACAAGAAACTTTTGCTATTGATACAGCAAATGTACCAGCAGGTGCTTTAATGGCAGCATACATTATAAACCCTGATTTATCTAAAGATACTATTTTACCTTTATCTTCTACTGAGTTGGAATTATCGGTAACTATGTTTGGTACTTACAAGATGCATGCAGCCTTAGTAAACCCATTAAATGCTTCAATTATTAAAGTTGATACATTAGAGTTTAATGCAAACCAACTTACAATTGATACTGTTGCTGATATTGCAGCACTAAGAAGCGGTACTATTGGAGACTACTATACACTTTCTGGTGAAGCATTAATTACTTATATGAATGCAAGCAGAAACCAAAAGTATATTCAGGATGCTACTGGAGCAATTGTTATTGATGATCCAGCAGGAACAATTACTACATCTTTTGATAGATATGATGGAATTAAGAACCTAACAGGAAAATTAAAAGAATACGGAAATTTCCTTCAGATTGAACCAACGGAAAATATTACTGCTTCATCTACAGGAAATACATTTACACCAGAAGTAATTACTATTGCTGATTATAGAGCAGACGAAGAAGCTTATGAAGCAGAATGTGTGACTTTTGAAGGTGCAAAATTTGAAACAACTTCTACTACTTTTGCAGAAAAGAAAAATTACGATTTGATTCAAAATGGTGATACGGCAAACTTCCGTCTTTCATTCAAAAACTTGGATTACAAAGGATGGGATATTCCTACTGTTAAAGTAAACATTACTTTGATTCCTACACAAACTTTTAATTTCTTAAACGTAACTTCAAGAGATTCAAATGATATTGAATTACTTAATACAAGTCTTGAAGAGCTAGGAGAAGAGGCAAACCTTTATCCAATGCCAGTAAGAGATGAATTAAACGTAGAGTTTACTTCAGAAAAAGAAAGAAGAATTGTGATATACAATGCACTTGGTGCGATGGTATTGAATACAAAGACTTATGAAATGAAAACAGTAATTGATGTTTCTGCTCTAACACCAGGAATGTACACACTAGTAGTTTCAGATAAAGTTACTGCAAAGCAACAGAGTATTATTATCCAATAA
- the cmk gene encoding (d)CMP kinase, with translation MKNIFQIAVDGHSSTGKSTIAKQIAKRFNIVYVDTGAMYRSVTLYAIKNGLIEGNEVAVQLLIEKLAEIHIDLEGDQVFLNQENVSEAIRTMEVSGKVSLVSQIKEVRTFLVAAQQKMGTTKSVVMDGRDIGSVVFPDAKLKLFVTAKPKVRAQRRFEELQGNGQEVKFEEVLQNLEERDHLDSTREESPLVECEDSVFIDNSNLSMAEQLEMISVLIKHRLSLC, from the coding sequence ATGAAAAATATCTTTCAAATAGCTGTAGATGGTCACTCTTCAACGGGAAAAAGTACCATAGCAAAACAAATAGCTAAAAGATTTAATATTGTCTATGTAGATACAGGAGCTATGTATCGTTCTGTAACACTCTATGCCATAAAAAATGGATTGATAGAAGGAAATGAAGTAGCCGTACAATTATTGATCGAAAAACTAGCAGAAATTCATATAGACTTAGAAGGAGATCAAGTTTTTTTGAATCAAGAAAATGTATCTGAAGCTATAAGAACCATGGAAGTTTCTGGTAAAGTTAGCCTTGTAAGTCAAATAAAGGAAGTGAGAACTTTTTTAGTGGCGGCTCAACAAAAAATGGGAACTACAAAATCCGTTGTGATGGATGGAAGAGACATTGGATCCGTAGTATTTCCTGATGCAAAATTGAAACTGTTTGTAACAGCCAAGCCAAAAGTAAGAGCTCAAAGAAGATTTGAAGAGCTTCAAGGAAATGGTCAGGAGGTAAAATTTGAAGAAGTTTTACAAAATTTAGAAGAAAGAGATCATCTAGATAGTACCCGAGAAGAAAGTCCTCTTGTGGAGTGCGAAGATTCAGTTTTTATAGATAATTCAAACCTTTCCATGGCAGAACAGTTGGAGATGATTTCAGTTTTGATTAAGCATAGATTAAGTTTGTGTTAA
- a CDS encoding translation initiation factor codes for MAKLNGLDSLKSLLSEEEVQAFDKKHEEELANQAPDFGTSKLHIQYERKGRGGKEVCVISGFDTDEQTIKDFAKQVKSHCGLGGSVKNGEIVMQGKAIDKIEQFLIKKGFKVTRNK; via the coding sequence ATGGCAAAATTGAATGGACTCGATAGCTTAAAATCTCTTCTTTCTGAAGAAGAGGTTCAAGCTTTTGATAAAAAACACGAGGAAGAGCTGGCAAATCAAGCTCCAGATTTTGGAACTTCTAAACTTCATATCCAATACGAAAGAAAAGGAAGAGGAGGGAAGGAAGTATGCGTAATTAGTGGTTTTGATACTGATGAACAAACCATCAAGGATTTTGCAAAGCAAGTAAAGTCTCACTGTGGATTAGGAGGAAGTGTAAAAAATGGAGAAATAGTTATGCAAGGAAAAGCGATTGATAAAATAGAACAATTTCTTATCAAAAAAGGATTCAAGGTAACAAGGAATAAATGA
- a CDS encoding isopenicillin N synthase family oxygenase, whose protein sequence is MKNIPSVDLADFLSGDKERKAKFVKELGAAYEDIGFVSVKNHGFGDTLQEQLYKNVKDFFSLPLETKKKYEIPGIAGQRGYVSFGKESAKGVESPDLKEFWHFGQYVENKEKYPYPENVTVEELPEFNPTGKATYQKLESIGRSMLQAISLHLGLDEFYFDSRIKDGNSILRPIHYPPITEEPKDAVRSAQHEDINLITLLMGASADGLQVLNKNNEWVGVTSIENHIVVNVGDMLQRLTNGKLKSTTHRVVNPPKEQWGQPRYSIPFFLHPTSDTSLYCLESCIDENNPKQFEDMTAGEYLTERLIELGLIEKK, encoded by the coding sequence ATGAAAAATATACCCTCAGTAGATTTAGCAGATTTCCTTTCGGGAGACAAGGAACGCAAGGCAAAATTTGTAAAAGAACTTGGAGCTGCTTATGAAGATATCGGATTTGTATCTGTAAAAAACCATGGTTTTGGGGATACACTTCAAGAACAATTATATAAAAACGTAAAAGATTTCTTTAGTTTACCACTTGAAACAAAAAAGAAATACGAAATTCCTGGAATTGCAGGTCAAAGAGGATATGTTTCTTTTGGGAAAGAATCTGCTAAAGGAGTAGAAAGTCCAGATTTGAAAGAATTTTGGCACTTTGGTCAGTATGTGGAGAATAAAGAAAAATATCCTTATCCAGAGAATGTAACTGTTGAAGAATTACCTGAGTTTAACCCTACAGGTAAGGCGACATATCAAAAACTTGAAAGCATTGGAAGATCTATGCTGCAGGCAATTTCATTACATTTAGGTTTAGATGAATTCTATTTTGATAGCAGAATAAAGGATGGAAATTCAATTTTAAGACCGATTCATTATCCACCAATTACCGAAGAACCAAAAGATGCTGTACGATCGGCTCAGCACGAGGATATCAATTTAATTACTTTATTGATGGGAGCTTCTGCAGATGGACTTCAAGTTTTGAATAAAAATAACGAATGGGTAGGAGTAACATCTATTGAAAACCATATTGTCGTTAATGTTGGAGATATGTTGCAGAGGTTGACAAACGGAAAATTAAAATCTACTACGCACAGAGTAGTAAATCCTCCAAAAGAACAATGGGGACAACCAAGATATAGTATTCCATTTTTCTTACACCCTACAAGTGATACATCACTATATTGTTTAGAATCTTGTATAGATGAAAACAACCCAAAGCAGTTTGAAGATATGACCGCAGGAGAATATCTTACAGAAAGATTAATAGAACTAGGACTTATAGAAAAGAAATAA
- a CDS encoding RDD family protein, whose amino-acid sequence MTLIQTINSQNIQLNLRIANVGKRIGAFLIDLVIKVAYVIAIINVIDFSNVMDIVDHDPWSRQTLFLLFFAPVTFYTLILENIFKGRTIGKILVKTRVVKPNGAPAGFLEYFIRWIFNLVDIFTFYGFIGVFTAAVSKKNQRIGDILADTIVLDVKKEFDINQTFYTETQASHQITFPQVTMLSDKDMQHVKNIFSRAQKHNDYPTMKKLRAKLDSIIQTESRLNDQQYIKTVLQDYNHLTKEFRF is encoded by the coding sequence ATGACTTTAATTCAAACAATAAATTCTCAAAACATCCAATTGAACCTTCGAATTGCCAATGTTGGAAAGCGTATTGGTGCATTTTTGATTGATTTAGTTATTAAGGTTGCCTATGTGATTGCAATCATTAATGTGATCGATTTTTCAAATGTCATGGATATCGTAGATCATGATCCATGGAGTAGGCAAACCTTATTTTTATTGTTTTTTGCACCAGTTACTTTTTATACACTTATACTCGAAAACATTTTTAAAGGAAGAACAATAGGTAAGATATTAGTAAAAACACGTGTGGTAAAGCCAAATGGTGCTCCCGCAGGTTTTTTGGAATATTTTATCAGATGGATTTTTAATTTAGTTGATATTTTTACTTTCTATGGATTTATTGGTGTATTTACCGCTGCGGTAAGCAAAAAAAATCAAAGAATAGGAGATATCTTGGCAGATACTATTGTGCTGGATGTGAAAAAAGAATTTGATATTAATCAAACTTTTTATACAGAAACGCAAGCTTCTCATCAAATTACTTTTCCACAAGTTACGATGCTTTCTGATAAAGATATGCAACACGTTAAGAATATATTTAGTAGAGCTCAAAAACACAATGATTATCCAACTATGAAAAAATTGAGAGCCAAATTAGACAGTATCATTCAAACGGAATCTAGATTGAATGATCAACAATATATAAAAACGGTTCTACAGGATTATAATCACCTTACCAAAGAGTTTCGCTTTTAG
- a CDS encoding stage II sporulation protein M, with translation MRERAFVEQNKQKWLAIEEKIKNNEPIDQLFDIYNEFSNDLSFARTYYPKSKLVPFLNEIVAALHLQIYRKNHYTQNGFIEFWKTKMPLLFYQYRVYLIVSFAFFILSALIGVVSSVNDEDFVSKILGSHYVNMTIENIENGDPLAVYSSGSTWGSAFGIIWNNIRVGLLSYVLGIFFGIGTLYVLFNNGVMVGAFQYFFAKYNVLLISISGIWIHGAMEIFSIGIEGGAGLILGTSLLFPGTYKRIDALKKAAKDSVLILISTFPFTIAAGILEGYVTRHYNDMPMALAFAIIIISFGIIFFYYFLYPIWVNKRVNLEKNRA, from the coding sequence ATGAGAGAACGTGCATTCGTTGAGCAAAATAAACAAAAATGGCTGGCAATAGAAGAAAAAATCAAAAATAATGAACCTATTGATCAGCTTTTTGATATTTATAATGAGTTTTCTAATGATTTGTCTTTCGCAAGAACTTATTATCCTAAGAGCAAATTAGTCCCATTTTTAAATGAGATTGTTGCGGCATTACATCTTCAGATTTATAGGAAAAACCACTATACTCAAAACGGATTTATAGAATTCTGGAAAACTAAAATGCCCTTATTGTTTTATCAATATCGTGTTTACCTCATCGTAAGCTTTGCTTTTTTTATCCTCTCGGCACTTATCGGTGTAGTTTCTTCAGTGAATGACGAAGACTTTGTGAGCAAAATATTAGGAAGTCATTATGTCAATATGACAATTGAAAATATAGAAAATGGAGATCCTTTAGCAGTATATTCCAGTGGTTCTACTTGGGGGTCAGCCTTCGGAATTATCTGGAATAATATCAGAGTAGGACTCCTCTCCTATGTATTAGGAATATTTTTCGGGATAGGAACGCTATATGTCCTGTTTAACAACGGAGTAATGGTAGGAGCTTTTCAATACTTTTTTGCGAAATACAATGTCTTACTCATTAGTATATCAGGTATTTGGATTCATGGAGCCATGGAGATTTTCAGTATTGGGATAGAAGGAGGTGCCGGTTTAATCCTTGGAACAAGTCTTTTATTCCCGGGCACCTACAAAAGAATTGATGCCCTAAAAAAGGCAGCAAAAGACTCTGTTCTTATTCTCATTTCCACCTTTCCTTTTACCATTGCAGCAGGTATTCTTGAAGGATATGTGACTAGACATTATAATGATATGCCAATGGCATTAGCTTTCGCAATCATTATTATCAGCTTTGGAATCATCTTTTTCTATTATTTTCTTTACCCTATATGGGTGAATAAACGAGTTAATCTCGAAAAAAATAGGGCTTAG
- a CDS encoding YgiQ family radical SAM protein gives MNSRKLSDWIPITKKEMKIRGWEQMDVIIISGDAYVDHPSYGTAVIARIIEAEGFRVGIIPQPNWRDNGHEFMKFGKPKYFFGVTSGNMDSMVNNYTASKRKRSNDAYTPGGESNYRPDYATTIYSNRLKELFPDTPVVIGGIEASLRRVTHYDYWKDELKPSILHDSKADLLIYGMGEQPLKEILRLLKRGVPFERLNTIPQTAFLQATNNSIPKNKSWEDHYLNAHEECLKDKLAYAKNFKIVEQESNRYKAKRLIQPIFNNNLIINPPFPTMDEKEIDGSFDLPFTRLPHPKYKNRGPIPSFEMIKHSINIHRGCFGGCSFCTISAHQGKFIASRSKESILKELEQVVNADDFKGYLSDIGGPSANMYKMKGKDLDICDRCVAPSCIHPVICSNLDTSHQPLLDLYKEVNAHPKIKKAFIGSGIRYDMLVKEYNKKGDEKELNEYLKQVMEHHVSGRLKVAPEHTSDKTLKLMRKPSFKYFHSFKNTFDKLNKQLGLKLQLIPYFISSHPGTKKEDMANLAAETKDMGFKLEQVQDFTPTPMTVSTVVYYSGYHPYNLKEEYTPKSEREKKEQNKFFFWYKKENRDWIARQLKSFPDLRDKLLGERTTQEPIKPTPREIDQRRRKNRDKKKWKSVKKNNR, from the coding sequence ATGAATAGTAGAAAACTGTCAGACTGGATTCCTATTACTAAAAAGGAAATGAAAATAAGAGGTTGGGAGCAAATGGACGTAATCATTATCTCAGGAGATGCTTACGTAGACCACCCTTCCTATGGAACAGCTGTTATCGCAAGGATAATTGAAGCTGAAGGCTTTAGAGTAGGTATTATCCCTCAACCTAATTGGCGTGACAATGGTCATGAGTTTATGAAATTTGGTAAACCCAAGTATTTCTTTGGAGTTACAAGTGGAAACATGGACTCTATGGTAAATAATTATACCGCGAGTAAAAGAAAACGTTCCAATGATGCTTACACTCCTGGTGGAGAATCAAATTATCGCCCAGATTACGCTACTACTATTTATAGCAATAGACTAAAAGAATTATTTCCAGATACCCCTGTTGTTATAGGAGGAATAGAAGCTTCTTTAAGAAGAGTTACGCACTATGATTATTGGAAAGATGAGCTTAAACCATCTATTTTACATGACTCAAAAGCTGATTTACTGATCTATGGAATGGGTGAACAACCCTTAAAGGAAATCCTTAGATTACTAAAAAGAGGGGTGCCATTTGAAAGGCTAAATACCATTCCACAAACGGCTTTTTTACAAGCTACAAATAATAGCATACCGAAAAATAAATCTTGGGAGGATCATTACCTAAATGCTCATGAGGAATGTTTAAAGGATAAATTAGCTTATGCCAAGAATTTTAAAATTGTGGAGCAAGAATCAAATAGGTATAAAGCAAAACGACTTATTCAACCCATATTTAACAATAATTTAATTATCAATCCACCATTTCCAACTATGGATGAAAAGGAAATAGATGGATCATTTGATTTACCTTTTACTCGTTTGCCACATCCTAAGTATAAAAATAGAGGTCCTATTCCCTCTTTTGAGATGATTAAACATTCTATTAATATACATAGAGGATGTTTTGGAGGATGTAGTTTTTGTACTATTTCGGCTCACCAAGGAAAATTTATTGCTTCAAGGTCTAAAGAATCTATTTTAAAGGAACTAGAACAAGTGGTAAATGCCGATGATTTTAAAGGATATCTTTCAGATATCGGTGGACCTTCGGCAAATATGTATAAAATGAAAGGGAAAGATTTAGATATCTGCGATAGATGTGTAGCACCTTCATGTATTCACCCAGTTATTTGTTCTAATTTAGATACCTCTCATCAACCTTTATTGGATTTATATAAAGAAGTAAATGCACACCCCAAGATTAAGAAAGCTTTTATAGGTTCAGGGATTCGATATGATATGCTGGTAAAAGAGTATAACAAGAAAGGTGATGAAAAAGAACTCAATGAATACCTCAAACAAGTTATGGAACACCATGTTTCTGGAAGACTAAAGGTAGCTCCAGAACATACCTCGGATAAGACACTTAAATTGATGCGTAAACCATCTTTTAAGTATTTTCATAGCTTTAAGAATACTTTTGATAAACTCAATAAACAACTTGGGCTAAAGCTCCAATTAATCCCATATTTTATTTCTTCACATCCTGGAACTAAAAAAGAAGATATGGCAAACTTGGCTGCTGAAACGAAGGATATGGGTTTTAAACTGGAACAAGTTCAAGATTTTACTCCAACTCCGATGACGGTTTCTACAGTGGTCTATTACTCGGGATATCATCCCTATAATCTGAAAGAAGAATACACTCCTAAATCAGAAAGAGAGAAGAAGGAACAGAATAAGTTTTTCTTTTGGTATAAAAAGGAAAATAGAGATTGGATTGCAAGACAGTTGAAATCTTTCCCAGATTTGAGAGACAAACTCTTAGGAGAAAGAACTACCCAAGAACCCATAAAACCTACTCCAAGAGAAATAGATCAAAGAAGGCGGAAAAACAGAGATAAAAAGAAATGGAAATCGGTGAAGAAAAACAATCGCTAA
- the trmD gene encoding tRNA (guanosine(37)-N1)-methyltransferase TrmD — protein MRVDIITVLPELMKSPFEASIMKRAQEKGHLEIHFHQLRDFAKNRTRRVDDYQFGGGAGMVIQCEPLSSCIDSLLETRVYDEIIYMTPDGQTLNQSMANTLSLCENIMIICGHYKGIDQRIRDKYITKEISIGDFVLSGGELAACVLIDAVIRVIPGVLNDESSALTDTFQDDLLAPPVYTRPAEWDGRKVPEILLSGNASKIEEWRYDQALERTKKLRPDLLGE, from the coding sequence ATGAGAGTCGATATTATTACTGTTTTACCAGAACTGATGAAGAGCCCTTTTGAGGCCTCTATAATGAAGCGTGCACAAGAAAAAGGGCATTTGGAAATTCATTTTCATCAATTAAGAGATTTTGCAAAGAATAGAACCCGTAGAGTTGATGATTATCAATTTGGAGGTGGAGCAGGAATGGTCATTCAGTGTGAACCCCTCTCCTCTTGTATTGATTCATTGCTAGAGACCCGCGTTTATGATGAGATCATCTATATGACTCCTGATGGTCAGACATTAAATCAGTCTATGGCGAATACCCTTTCTTTGTGTGAAAACATCATGATTATTTGTGGGCATTATAAAGGAATTGATCAAAGAATTCGGGATAAATACATCACCAAGGAAATATCTATTGGTGATTTTGTATTGAGCGGAGGAGAACTTGCTGCCTGTGTACTGATTGATGCTGTCATTAGAGTAATCCCTGGCGTGTTGAATGATGAAAGTTCTGCACTTACAGATACCTTCCAAGATGATCTCTTGGCTCCACCTGTCTATACGCGTCCTGCAGAATGGGATGGTAGAAAAGTTCCCGAGATTCTCTTATCTGGAAATGCGTCCAAAATAGAAGAATGGCGTTATGACCAAGCTTTGGAAAGAACAAAAAAACTAAGACCTGATTTATTGGGTGAATAA